From a single Actinomycetota bacterium genomic region:
- a CDS encoding EAL domain-containing protein translates to MTASRTRILVADDQVSVRAALLELLFDDGGFEVVAAVGDADAAVAAARDEQPDVAVLDVKMPGSGVAAAGGIRAVSPGTRMVAFSAHQDRLSIVEMLRAGVVGYLVKGASNDEILAGLRRAAEGLIILPHQVAAQFMGEFTAHLEQNHRASRQRREREQRIREILISRRVELAFQPIFDFGARTVAGYEAFARFPQEPRRGPAAWFAEARSVGLQLDLELLAARVALAAQPRLPGGTFLAVNASPSTAANEDFHAAVLGATPQRTVVEITERTRVFDQDRLNRELEPLRSVGVRVALDDAGAGFASLRHLVQLAPDMIKLDVALTREVHTDRARRALARAIVSFAAETDASIVAEGIELDAQLRTLHDLGVGYGQGNLLASPAVLDELLAAGPSMP, encoded by the coding sequence GTGACGGCGTCACGGACCAGGATCCTCGTCGCGGATGACCAGGTCTCGGTCCGAGCGGCGCTGCTTGAGCTGCTCTTCGACGACGGCGGCTTCGAGGTGGTGGCCGCCGTCGGGGACGCGGACGCTGCGGTTGCCGCTGCGCGCGACGAGCAGCCCGACGTGGCCGTCCTCGACGTCAAGATGCCTGGCTCAGGCGTGGCAGCGGCCGGCGGGATCCGGGCGGTCTCGCCTGGCACGCGGATGGTTGCGTTCTCGGCGCACCAGGACCGCCTCTCGATCGTGGAGATGCTCCGTGCCGGGGTGGTGGGGTACCTGGTCAAGGGGGCATCCAACGATGAGATCCTCGCCGGTCTGCGCCGCGCGGCCGAGGGGCTGATCATCCTTCCGCACCAGGTCGCTGCGCAGTTCATGGGCGAGTTCACCGCCCACCTGGAACAGAACCACCGTGCCAGCCGGCAACGGCGGGAGAGGGAGCAGCGGATCCGGGAGATCCTGATCAGCCGGAGGGTGGAGTTGGCTTTCCAACCGATCTTCGACTTCGGAGCGCGGACCGTGGCCGGATACGAGGCGTTCGCCCGCTTCCCTCAGGAACCGCGACGCGGACCAGCCGCCTGGTTCGCCGAGGCACGCTCCGTCGGGCTCCAACTGGACTTGGAGCTCCTCGCCGCCCGAGTGGCTCTCGCTGCCCAACCGAGGCTGCCGGGCGGGACGTTCCTCGCCGTGAACGCCTCACCGAGTACCGCCGCCAACGAAGACTTCCACGCAGCTGTCCTTGGCGCCACGCCGCAGCGCACGGTCGTGGAGATCACCGAGCGGACCCGTGTGTTCGACCAGGACCGTCTCAACCGTGAGCTCGAGCCGTTGCGATCCGTGGGCGTCCGGGTCGCGCTCGACGACGCGGGAGCGGGGTTCGCGAGCCTCCGCCACCTGGTCCAGCTGGCACCCGACATGATCAAGCTCGACGTCGCGCTGACGCGGGAGGTTCACACCGACCGGGCCCGCCGGGCCTTGGCGCGCGCGATCGTCTCGTTCGCGGCGGAGACGGACGCATCGATCGTTGCGGAGGGGATCGAGCTGGATGCCCAGCTGCGGACCTTGCACGACCTGGGGGTGGGCTACGGCCAGGGCAACCTGCTGGCCTCCCCGGCCGTGCTCGATGAGCTTCTCGCCGCTGGCCCGAGCATGCCTTAG
- a CDS encoding response regulator transcription factor: protein MGMIRVMIVEDHVMVAQGMTEVLGAEDDIEVVGHVRTVAEARVAAIRHRPDVVLMDYRLPDGDGADAAAHIRRDLPGTSVVMVTASAHDSVLAAAVEAGCSGYVTKDMAAEDVVTAVRAAHAGQATIPPSLLARLLPRLQTTRRGPAALSPRELEVLRLVASGWSTRDIAEQLFVSVSTVRNHIQSTLRKLEAHSKLEAVATAVREGIIHPPGT, encoded by the coding sequence ATGGGCATGATCCGGGTGATGATCGTCGAGGACCACGTGATGGTCGCCCAGGGCATGACCGAGGTCCTGGGGGCCGAGGACGACATCGAGGTCGTCGGACACGTTCGGACGGTGGCGGAGGCGCGCGTCGCGGCGATCCGTCACCGACCCGACGTCGTGCTGATGGACTACCGCCTACCCGACGGGGACGGCGCCGACGCCGCCGCCCACATCAGACGGGACCTGCCGGGTACGTCGGTCGTCATGGTCACCGCCTCGGCCCACGACAGCGTCCTGGCCGCTGCGGTCGAGGCCGGCTGCTCCGGCTACGTCACCAAGGACATGGCGGCCGAGGACGTCGTGACGGCCGTCCGGGCCGCCCACGCCGGACAGGCCACGATCCCCCCGTCACTGCTGGCCAGGCTGCTTCCGCGGCTGCAGACCACCCGCCGCGGTCCGGCGGCCCTGAGCCCACGAGAACTGGAGGTCCTGCGGCTGGTGGCGTCGGGGTGGTCGACACGGGACATCGCCGAACAGCTCTTCGTCAGCGTGAGCACGGTCCGCAACCACATCCAGAGCACCCTCAGGAAGCTCGAGGCCCACTCGAAGCTGGAGGCGGTGGCCACCGCCGTCCGAGAGGGCATCATTCACCCCCCCGGCACCTAA